In Aquimarina sp. TRL1, a single window of DNA contains:
- a CDS encoding OmpA family protein: protein MSTGIEKVVVVNSSGTVRYVKNLVVKANEVTEVKAHYYPDTPETLKGFAKWIVKPKEEAPFTKDDHEGLIGDVRTLRILPKYCGPRQFIVEAFMEAPTNRPASQLIINGVATQKIIKSQWSKKNGGKSIGDTPIKYGDDIWLHLETEGLNGATLDIDVYNDQWGTDGKVLTISNAKCVHGEVNLRVKNTYSWRSGTGAFRTNGEKFYIKARLKGKKETIKDQNGKEDHGKFLVIDNKIVTRKVEKAESTRPAIIGETEVNVERYELCRFEKIVITDDKKEVPVFDEKKLQLTDKKKAEFQVSETIHFDFDKSAIRADAKEVLDGIASLLLDNPFVPSELGAHCDIRGDHDYNDQLSNKRAAAAVKYLINKGVSRKTITSQGYGKRKLLIKGEDISEAEHQLNRRVTIKFKIFSNDAQSIVFDTIAPDKSIKKEISVTVDGYITDQCLRKGTQRHKASEVKVLELTPQGKKGPYTYDGTSDIKHKVYSNISVSVLKVDALRYIWPHKTTTNNFEYYINSCRYYSNKEKPTVIVKAYPDIKWDFHFFLKLSNPLAVKWQGLDAPGVARMRKVNGKIAAQNKWKQTEAAIGVVLKASWNKKDDTNYKDDFEVTSKYEDKFKWIYNVFSSLRELSKGITKTTKGKATKALGSKAPFSVEMVPPNFCLGAEWQLARGEVNQKSIKEIGTEYKIYLKSDPLIGVKLIIDLLGGAITAASYATTGNPVAGDIVLAIREWAEKGYETEKVQVNFRIWFDLIISGTIHGGVDFQSNTASDKNSASANLETKLGVELTAGVELTAKVVIVKVGSAHVKGHASAGVKLGITSGHHIKYDTYKGLYYKPSLKIDPCIAQVVVYIEVGLSYKVVSADWKPININEKRKFWDEFDIIKNLEDISKRKAEIQLIKP, encoded by the coding sequence ATGTCTACAGGAATAGAAAAAGTTGTGGTGGTCAATAGTTCAGGGACTGTTAGATATGTAAAAAATCTGGTAGTAAAGGCCAATGAGGTGACAGAGGTAAAGGCACATTACTATCCGGATACTCCGGAAACTCTCAAAGGGTTTGCAAAATGGATTGTAAAGCCAAAGGAAGAAGCCCCTTTTACTAAGGATGATCATGAAGGTCTTATTGGAGATGTTAGAACACTTAGGATCTTACCTAAATATTGTGGTCCCAGACAGTTTATCGTAGAAGCTTTTATGGAGGCTCCTACAAATCGACCTGCTTCACAACTCATTATTAATGGAGTAGCGACACAAAAAATTATTAAAAGCCAGTGGTCTAAAAAAAATGGAGGGAAATCCATAGGGGATACGCCTATAAAATATGGAGATGATATTTGGTTGCATCTGGAAACAGAAGGGCTCAATGGAGCAACACTGGATATTGACGTATATAATGATCAATGGGGTACAGACGGTAAAGTGCTTACCATTTCCAATGCAAAATGTGTACATGGAGAAGTAAACTTACGTGTTAAAAATACCTATAGCTGGCGTTCTGGTACTGGAGCCTTTAGAACCAATGGAGAGAAGTTTTATATAAAAGCTCGTCTCAAAGGAAAAAAAGAAACCATTAAAGATCAGAACGGAAAAGAGGATCATGGGAAGTTTCTTGTGATTGATAATAAGATTGTCACCAGAAAAGTAGAGAAAGCGGAAAGCACAAGACCGGCAATTATAGGAGAAACAGAAGTAAACGTAGAACGGTATGAGTTATGCCGTTTTGAGAAAATTGTCATTACAGACGACAAAAAGGAAGTACCAGTATTTGATGAAAAAAAACTACAGCTAACAGATAAAAAAAAGGCAGAATTTCAGGTGTCGGAAACTATTCATTTTGATTTTGATAAGTCTGCCATACGTGCAGATGCAAAAGAGGTTCTGGATGGTATTGCCAGCCTGTTGTTGGATAACCCATTTGTTCCCTCAGAATTAGGAGCACATTGTGATATAAGAGGAGATCATGACTATAATGATCAACTATCTAATAAACGGGCAGCAGCGGCTGTAAAGTATTTAATAAATAAGGGAGTTTCCAGAAAGACAATAACTAGTCAGGGATATGGAAAACGAAAGCTATTGATTAAAGGAGAGGATATCTCAGAAGCAGAGCATCAATTAAACAGACGGGTGACTATTAAGTTTAAAATTTTTAGTAATGATGCGCAGTCTATAGTTTTTGATACGATAGCTCCTGATAAATCTATCAAAAAAGAAATTTCTGTTACTGTAGATGGATATATTACTGATCAGTGTTTGCGAAAAGGGACACAGAGACATAAAGCTTCTGAAGTAAAAGTATTAGAGCTAACACCTCAGGGAAAAAAAGGACCGTATACATATGATGGGACATCTGATATAAAACATAAGGTATATTCAAATATTTCTGTTTCAGTATTAAAGGTTGATGCTTTAAGATATATCTGGCCACATAAAACAACTACAAATAATTTTGAGTACTATATCAATAGCTGCCGGTACTATTCTAATAAAGAAAAACCTACCGTTATTGTTAAAGCCTATCCGGACATTAAATGGGACTTTCATTTTTTCTTGAAATTAAGTAACCCATTAGCGGTTAAATGGCAAGGGCTAGATGCTCCCGGAGTTGCAAGGATGCGAAAAGTTAACGGAAAAATAGCAGCACAAAATAAATGGAAACAGACAGAAGCTGCTATAGGAGTAGTTCTAAAAGCCAGTTGGAACAAAAAAGATGATACGAATTATAAGGATGATTTTGAAGTAACATCGAAGTATGAAGATAAATTTAAATGGATTTATAACGTCTTTAGTTCGTTGAGAGAGCTGTCAAAAGGGATCACGAAAACAACAAAAGGAAAAGCAACAAAAGCATTAGGAAGTAAAGCTCCTTTTTCAGTAGAGATGGTTCCTCCTAACTTTTGTTTGGGAGCAGAGTGGCAATTAGCTAGGGGAGAAGTAAATCAAAAATCTATAAAAGAGATAGGTACGGAGTATAAAATATATCTAAAATCAGACCCGCTAATAGGAGTTAAGTTAATTATAGATTTATTAGGAGGTGCAATTACAGCTGCGTCATATGCTACTACGGGTAATCCTGTGGCAGGAGATATTGTTCTGGCTATTCGGGAGTGGGCAGAAAAAGGATATGAAACAGAGAAAGTACAAGTTAATTTTAGAATCTGGTTTGATTTGATCATATCTGGGACAATTCATGGAGGAGTAGACTTCCAGAGTAATACTGCTTCTGATAAAAACAGTGCCAGCGCTAATTTAGAGACAAAACTTGGGGTAGAATTGACTGCGGGAGTAGAACTAACAGCAAAGGTTGTTATTGTTAAAGTTGGATCTGCACATGTTAAAGGGCATGCCAGTGCAGGAGTTAAATTAGGAATTACCTCAGGGCATCATATTAAATATGATACGTATAAGGGGCTTTATTATAAGCCTAGTTTAAAAATAGATCCGTGTATTGCTCAAGTCGTTGTCTATATAGAAGTAGGTCTATCATATAAAGTGGTTAGTGCAGACTGGAAACCAATAAATATAAATGAAAAAAGGAAATTCTGGGATGAGTTTGATATTATCAAAAATTTAGAAGATATTTCTAAAAGAAAAGCAGAAATCCAATTAATAAAACCTTGA
- a CDS encoding LemA family protein codes for MEKTIGVLIILVVGLFIIVGLIRLYNRLVMLKFNVDKSFANIDVLLQQRADEIPNLITTVKEYMGHERSILTELTTLRTQFVAAEAQNERVKLSNTMSPFIGKILAVAENYPELKSGANFLNLQNRISELEDAISDRREFFNESVNMYNIGINEFPNVLLGKLLGYQEKSLLTISEEEKEYHGVVF; via the coding sequence ATGGAAAAAACAATAGGGGTACTCATTATTTTGGTTGTAGGACTTTTTATTATTGTAGGTCTTATCAGGCTGTACAATAGATTGGTAATGCTTAAGTTTAACGTAGATAAATCTTTTGCAAATATCGATGTACTGCTACAACAAAGAGCAGATGAAATTCCTAACTTAATTACTACAGTCAAAGAGTATATGGGGCATGAAAGAAGTATCTTGACTGAACTAACAACATTAAGAACCCAATTTGTAGCAGCTGAGGCTCAAAATGAACGTGTCAAACTCTCCAATACCATGTCTCCATTTATTGGGAAAATATTAGCGGTAGCAGAGAACTATCCGGAATTAAAGTCCGGCGCTAATTTTTTAAACCTACAAAACCGTATTTCTGAACTGGAAGATGCTATTTCAGACAGGAGAGAGTTTTTTAATGAAAGTGTCAATATGTACAACATTGGAATTAATGAATTTCCTAATGTGCTATTGGGAAAATTGCTTGGGTATCAGGAAAAATCATTGCTAACAATATCGGAAGAAGAAAAAGAGTATCATGGAGTTGTCTTTTGA